A portion of the Achromobacter sp. MFA1 R4 genome contains these proteins:
- a CDS encoding ABC transporter substrate-binding protein has protein sequence MNAFSACRALVRCVLAAASLLPFAVSPSHAAETPQYGGILTAIVNPEPPTLNVAVQQVASTQLVAGKIFESLLTYSFDLKPQPGLAKSWEVSADRLTYTFHLQPKVQWHDGKPFSSDDVVFTYTKILANTPRTRTLMANVQEISAPDAQTVVFKLKQPYSAFLYAFDIGGGAILPKHLYDVDTPIGQNPNNNAPIGTGPFKFKRWERGSYIELVKNEHYWKDGRPYLDGITYRVIPDSASRRVALEQGTVLQAWLQDIEPVDVARVAKLPSIAQTHKGYEYWSTMQWIELNGGRQPFSDKRFRQALMYGINRQFIVDKIMFGTGTVATGPIHHNTRFYDSNVKSYPYDPKKAIALLDEMGLKPDAKGVRASVGLIPLPYGEMQRRVAEYVKQNLAKIGVAVTLENTDVGGWTSRVGNWDYDMGSNGVFQYGDPAIGVSRTYLGSNIKKGLMFTNTSQYNNPKVDALFNAAATAATDEERQKLYSEVQRILVEDVPVLWIADTNYSTLLNKRVHDAVTTALGVVDTQSDAWLSKE, from the coding sequence ATGAATGCCTTCAGTGCCTGCCGCGCCCTGGTGCGCTGCGTGCTGGCCGCCGCCAGCTTGCTGCCTTTCGCCGTCTCCCCCTCGCACGCCGCCGAAACCCCGCAATATGGCGGGATCCTGACCGCCATCGTCAATCCGGAGCCGCCCACGCTGAACGTGGCCGTGCAACAGGTGGCCAGCACTCAACTGGTGGCCGGCAAGATCTTTGAAAGCCTGCTGACCTATTCCTTCGACCTGAAGCCGCAGCCCGGGCTGGCCAAGTCCTGGGAAGTTTCGGCGGACCGCCTGACCTACACCTTCCACCTGCAGCCCAAGGTGCAGTGGCATGACGGCAAGCCGTTCTCGTCGGACGACGTGGTGTTCACCTACACCAAGATCCTGGCCAACACGCCGCGCACGCGGACGCTGATGGCGAACGTGCAGGAAATCTCGGCGCCCGATGCGCAGACGGTGGTCTTCAAGCTGAAGCAGCCGTACTCCGCCTTCCTGTATGCCTTCGACATTGGCGGCGGCGCGATCCTGCCCAAGCACCTGTACGACGTGGACACGCCGATCGGGCAGAATCCGAACAACAACGCGCCGATCGGGACCGGGCCGTTCAAGTTCAAGCGCTGGGAGCGCGGTTCCTACATCGAGCTGGTCAAGAACGAGCACTACTGGAAGGACGGGCGTCCCTACCTCGACGGGATTACCTACCGCGTGATCCCCGATTCCGCATCGCGCCGCGTGGCGTTGGAGCAGGGCACGGTGCTGCAGGCCTGGCTGCAGGATATCGAGCCCGTGGACGTGGCGCGCGTGGCCAAGCTGCCCAGCATCGCGCAGACGCACAAGGGCTACGAATACTGGTCGACGATGCAGTGGATCGAATTGAACGGCGGCCGCCAGCCGTTCTCGGACAAGCGCTTCCGCCAGGCGCTGATGTACGGCATCAACCGCCAGTTCATCGTCGACAAGATCATGTTCGGCACGGGCACGGTCGCCACCGGCCCCATCCATCACAACACGCGCTTCTACGATTCCAACGTCAAGTCCTATCCCTACGATCCCAAGAAGGCCATCGCGCTGCTGGATGAAATGGGCCTGAAGCCCGACGCCAAGGGCGTGCGCGCCTCGGTCGGCCTGATTCCGCTGCCCTACGGCGAGATGCAGCGCCGCGTGGCCGAATACGTCAAGCAGAACCTGGCCAAGATCGGCGTGGCGGTGACGCTGGAGAACACCGACGTGGGCGGCTGGACCAGCCGCGTGGGCAACTGGGACTACGACATGGGCTCCAACGGCGTGTTCCAGTACGGCGATCCGGCGATCGGCGTGTCGCGCACGTACCTGGGCAGCAACATCAAGAAGGGGCTGATGTTCACCAATACGTCGCAGTACAACAACCCCAAGGTCGATGCGCTGTTCAATGCCGCCGCCACCGCCGCCACCGATGAAGAGCGCCAGAAGCTGTACAGCGAGGTGCAGCGCATCCTGGTGGAAGACGTGCCCGTGCTGTGGATCGCCGATACCAACTATTCGACCCTGCTGAACAAGCGCGTGCATGACGCCGTGACGACCGCGCTGGGCGTCGTCGACACGCAGAGCGACGCCTGGCTGTCCAAAGAATGA